GACCGCCTGCTGCGGGGCTTGCGGCTCGCCCGCCTGCACGGCGGCGCCGCCCTCCTGATCGGCGACGGCGCGCCCGATCCGGCCCGGCCGCTCGATCCCGAGACGCTCGGGCAGGGGGAGTTGCGCTACCTCCACGTCCTCCCCCGCGGCCGGATCCAGGCCGGCGGCCTCGAGCGCGACCCGCTCTCGCCCTGGTTCGGCGAACCCCGGAGCTACACGATCGCGGGCGGGCAGGCGGTCCATCCCTCCCGGGTGGTGCGTCTCCTCGGCGCGGCCCTGCCGGACGACGCGGTGGGCGACGGCTGGGGCGACAGCGTGCTCCAGGCCCTCCTCGAGGCGATCGACCAGGCGACGGCGGCCGCCGCCCACATCGCCGCGATGCTGCCCGAGGCCAAGCAGGACGTAATCTCGGTGCCGGGCCTGTCGCAGCACCTCTCGACCGAGGACGGCACCCGCCACCTCACCGAGCGCTTCGCCTATGCGGCCCGGATGAAGGGCCTGTTCGGGATGCTGCTGCTGGAAGGCGACGGCCGCTCGCCGGAGGGCGAGCGCTACCAGCAGAAGCAGCTCGATTTCTCCGGCCTGCCGGAGGTGGCCCGGCTCTTCCTCCAGGTCGCGGCGGGCGCCGCCGACATCCCGGTCACGCGCCTTCTCGGCCAGTCGCCCGCCGGCCTCAACGCCACCGGCGAATCCGACACCCGCAACTACCACGACCACGTCGCGGCCCGTCAGACCGTCGAGCTCACCCCGGCGATCGCCCGCCTCGACCGTCTGCTCATCCGCGACGCGCTCGGCCGCTCCGACCCCTCCCTGCGCTACGCCTGGCGGCCGCTCGCCCAGGCGAGCGAGCGCGAGAAGGCGGAGGTCGGCCGCCTCAAGGCGGAGGCCGCCGCGATGCTCGCCCGCGAGGGCGTGGTCCCGGCGGGCGTGCTCGCCCGCGGCGTCGAGGGCTGGCTCTCCGCCGCCGACCTCT
The sequence above is drawn from the Methylobacterium terrae genome and encodes:
- a CDS encoding DUF1073 domain-containing protein, giving the protein MWLADRLANLVSGLGGPRDKSTGNLHVHVPRAPAELDAAYRDNWLARKVVDIVPFDMLREWRAWQAPPEVAAALAASEERLALRDRLLRGLRLARLHGGAALLIGDGAPDPARPLDPETLGQGELRYLHVLPRGRIQAGGLERDPLSPWFGEPRSYTIAGGQAVHPSRVVRLLGAALPDDAVGDGWGDSVLQALLEAIDQATAAAAHIAAMLPEAKQDVISVPGLSQHLSTEDGTRHLTERFAYAARMKGLFGMLLLEGDGRSPEGERYQQKQLDFSGLPEVARLFLQVAAGAADIPVTRLLGQSPAGLNATGESDTRNYHDHVAARQTVELTPAIARLDRLLIRDALGRSDPSLRYAWRPLAQASEREKAEVGRLKAEAAAMLAREGVVPAGVLARGVEGWLSAADLFPGIAAAFGRPAG